A genomic segment from Flavobacterium litorale encodes:
- a CDS encoding T9SS type B sorting domain-containing protein gives MKIRLLHYYTFLLLIVTTSASAQYIEVDDTYTAQQMVEALVSNSCASVSNVSVNGWQDGISYGYFERGTSDFPFENGIVLSTGLASSAPGPNSTLLSEGGTDWPGDVDLQTALGVNNTINATVLEFDFVPLTNVISFDYIFSSEQYLTSITSNAQCNFTDGFAFLLKEVDSDTYQNLAVIPNTNIPVRVNTVRGTGVCPAANEQYFDAFNPVEHNTNYNGQTVILKAQANVTAGTTYHIKLVVADQGNNLYDSAIFLGGGSFTATTDLGNNRLLSLNNPLCEDETLLLDATYPFATGYEWFKDGAPINEANDSATYEVTEAGTYNVAVAITADCFSYGEVTIEYATNPEIVTRTLIQCDDNNDGLTTFNLNLATPLVTNENPNLGVNYYESIENAENGIDVITNTTLYENTEPDQEIYARVQNQHGCYSISTVVLATSANGVTTPTPIASCDEDDTDDGFFALNLNQRNDEILAGLPDNLELQYYLTAEDALEATNPIPNPENFTNTVAGGQTVYARIFGGSACYGIAELELIIYSFGENGTDEEVYLCDNNSVVLNAGAGFASYKWDTELEQDSQSITVIETGTYTVTITNNFGCEGSKTFTVLQSGIATDATITINDFTGNNNSITITPEGLGNYEYSLNGITYQDTNTFNRLPSGEYTVYIRDKNGCNPVYTDSVFVLDYPKFFTPNGDGTNETWRIPFMNSRPEIRVTIFDRYGKIVSGFKGASNGWDGNLDGKKLPATDYWFLITLENGKTIRGHFALVR, from the coding sequence ATGAAAATACGGTTATTGCATTATTATACTTTTTTATTGCTGATAGTAACAACATCAGCTTCAGCACAATATATAGAGGTAGACGATACCTACACAGCACAACAAATGGTAGAGGCACTGGTAAGCAATTCGTGTGCATCAGTATCCAATGTATCTGTAAACGGTTGGCAAGATGGTATAAGTTACGGGTATTTTGAACGAGGCACCTCCGATTTCCCGTTTGAAAACGGTATTGTATTAAGTACAGGGTTGGCATCATCGGCACCTGGACCCAACAGCACTTTGCTAAGCGAAGGCGGCACAGACTGGCCTGGCGATGTAGACCTCCAAACAGCGTTGGGGGTAAACAATACCATAAATGCCACTGTACTGGAGTTCGATTTTGTTCCGCTAACCAATGTAATTAGTTTTGACTATATCTTTTCGTCAGAACAATACTTAACCAGTATAACCTCTAATGCGCAATGCAATTTTACCGACGGTTTTGCCTTTTTATTAAAAGAAGTAGACAGCGATACGTACCAAAACTTAGCGGTAATACCCAATACCAATATACCCGTTAGGGTAAATACCGTACGTGGCACAGGTGTATGCCCTGCAGCCAACGAACAATATTTTGATGCATTTAACCCCGTAGAGCATAATACCAACTATAACGGGCAAACCGTAATACTAAAAGCACAGGCAAACGTTACTGCTGGTACTACCTACCATATAAAATTGGTGGTTGCCGACCAAGGTAACAACCTATACGATTCGGCTATATTTTTAGGAGGCGGGAGTTTTACAGCCACTACCGATTTGGGGAATAACAGGCTATTATCGTTAAATAACCCGTTATGTGAGGACGAAACACTACTGCTAGATGCTACTTATCCGTTTGCTACAGGGTACGAATGGTTTAAAGACGGTGCACCTATTAACGAAGCTAATGATAGTGCTACGTACGAAGTTACAGAAGCAGGTACGTATAATGTAGCCGTAGCCATAACCGCCGATTGTTTCTCGTATGGTGAGGTAACCATTGAATATGCTACCAATCCCGAAATAGTAACCCGCACGCTTATACAATGTGATGATAATAACGATGGGCTGACCACGTTTAACCTTAATTTGGCTACGCCATTGGTTACCAACGAAAACCCTAATTTAGGTGTGAATTATTACGAAAGCATCGAGAATGCCGAAAATGGTATTGATGTAATTACCAATACCACACTTTACGAAAATACGGAACCCGACCAAGAAATATATGCAAGGGTACAAAACCAACACGGATGCTACAGCATTAGTACTGTTGTACTGGCAACATCTGCCAATGGTGTTACCACACCTACCCCTATTGCAAGTTGCGACGAGGATGATACGGATGATGGTTTTTTTGCACTCAACTTAAACCAACGAAACGACGAAATATTAGCTGGACTACCCGATAACCTAGAGCTACAATATTATCTTACCGCAGAAGATGCGCTGGAAGCTACAAACCCTATACCCAACCCCGAAAACTTTACCAATACCGTTGCAGGTGGGCAAACCGTATACGCACGTATTTTTGGTGGTAGTGCCTGTTACGGCATTGCGGAGTTGGAACTGATTATATACTCGTTTGGTGAAAACGGAACGGACGAAGAAGTTTACCTGTGCGATAACAATAGCGTAGTACTTAATGCAGGTGCAGGATTTGCATCGTACAAATGGGACACCGAGCTTGAGCAAGATTCGCAATCCATAACAGTAATCGAAACAGGAACATATACCGTTACCATTACCAACAATTTTGGATGCGAAGGCAGTAAAACATTTACCGTATTACAGTCGGGCATTGCAACAGATGCTACTATTACTATAAACGATTTTACAGGCAATAACAACAGTATTACCATAACCCCCGAAGGTTTGGGCAATTACGAATACTCATTAAACGGTATTACATATCAGGATACAAATACCTTTAATAGACTACCATCGGGAGAGTATACGGTTTATATACGAGATAAAAACGGCTGTAACCCCGTATACACCGATAGTGTTTTTGTACTCGATTACCCAAAATTCTTTACGCCAAACGGCGATGGTACAAACGAGACATGGCGTATACCGTTTATGAACAGCCGACCCGAAATACGGGTAACTATTTTTGACCGTTACGGAAAAATAGTTTCAGGCTTTAAAGGGGCTAGCAACGGTTGGGATGGCAATCTTGACGGAAAAAAGCTACCTGCTACCGATTATTGGTTTTTAATAACTCTAGAAAACGGAAAAACTATTCGAGGACATTTTGCCCTAGTGCGCTAA
- a CDS encoding T9SS type B sorting domain-containing protein, which translates to MKKIFRVILLFILYSSGLYAQNDCPDAIVVCGNDDYYGLDATGVGIQELNSAENVCSSQENNSIWLKIIIKDGGTLGFTITPEEIDDLVVDFDFWLFGPNVECDELDEAIRCSTTNPLAAGQDYNTTGMNDTETDVSEGPGPDGNSFIQWIEAEDGDIYYLIIDRPHGSSNFSIEWTGTATFHDIPVFNNPNNIPIDLSECDDGEVYDGITTFNLEQHAAMFIGDQTGVSLTYHVSINDMMTGENPIESPSTFQNTSTTQTIYMKMTDVVTGCFSNETFEIVVTPHIDEVVNLVACDNDGINDGITAFDLTENEIVLGNPDNIEIDYYEDNDGIPHEDPITNIENYTNTENPQIIHVIVTNTVTGCSATGTFNLSVVSPVAGTPQNLYVCSGNGIGIFDLTENTAAIANGSTDAVITYHISEEDAESGENHIGTWYQNTTPYESDQLWARRELMDGECYDVVSFIVEAQPNPIFNNPDSISLSITKCDNDGVDDMVTTFDLTQYETMFIADQTDIAITYHTSFSGAVNGEDRIDEPEAYNNTSDSQWIYLRMTNLLTECFSSWAFQITVTPGIGVPNDFSVCDDDGFFEFNLANNDDVIANTATNASITYYTSEEDAENAIDAVGSLYQNQTAYTSEQIWVRMEKENEECIAFTSFTINVHPIPSFNTPNGLLPDMIRCDNDGIADESIEFDLTSNENLLAGSSENIIFYYYEDIGGQPAPNPLASPEAYSNVGNPQLIHYRTLNTITGCFTLGTFTLTVTPGAGLPDDLAICEDEDGIATFNLAINNNLVANGNEDTIVTYYRTEEDAENNENDIGYTYQNQTPYSTETLWARLDKTTESCTDYVSFTIGVYNIPTFESEDNMPPNIISCDNDAIDDGIISFNLTSNEAAMQGSQENMLFTYYEDEDGTPKDTPILNPENYYNIANPQVIHVTITNSVTGCSATNTFTLAVLPGAGEPENLYLCSDNGFAEFDLTLNNEAVANGNDDAAITYYLTEDDALNGTNDIGTLYENTTPYESEQIWVRTDVLNDGCYDVTSFTINIVPEPTVNNHNNINVNLTKCDDDNVDDGVTTFNLTQHSAMFIGTQNGITITYHTSAEDTASGENAITNPEEYRNITMPQTIYVRMNTLADCYTQTQFILNIDNTVQTGIPEDILSCDSEENGYQLFDLHKNDSLIKNGEPNTVVTYYASAQDAENGTNKLNRFYTNNTPYTNQTIWARLEYASGCVGYGITSFTIAILPLPEIEYTIDVTDFTVARNRITVNIATNPGDYEFSIDNVLFSENNVFDNLTPGIYTIYVRAKNNCKTIEIEIPILNYPKFFTPNGDGTNELWNVKYLYYFPDARVFIFDRYGKVLTSYAGNQQGWDGTYNGHNLPATDYWFKIEFNSGRTINGHFAMVR; encoded by the coding sequence GTGAAAAAGATTTTCAGGGTAATATTACTATTCATATTATATTCGTCAGGGCTGTATGCACAAAACGATTGTCCTGATGCTATAGTAGTATGTGGCAACGACGACTATTATGGTCTCGATGCTACAGGCGTAGGCATACAGGAGCTCAACTCCGCCGAAAATGTTTGTAGCAGCCAAGAAAATAACAGTATTTGGCTTAAAATAATTATAAAAGACGGTGGTACGCTTGGCTTTACAATTACACCCGAAGAAATAGACGACCTTGTTGTCGATTTCGATTTTTGGTTATTTGGTCCTAATGTGGAATGTGATGAACTCGACGAAGCCATACGCTGCTCCACAACCAATCCGCTTGCAGCAGGGCAAGACTATAATACTACGGGAATGAACGATACGGAAACAGATGTATCGGAAGGACCTGGACCCGATGGAAACTCGTTTATACAATGGATTGAAGCGGAAGATGGCGATATATATTATTTGATTATAGACCGCCCTCATGGTTCATCTAACTTTTCTATAGAATGGACGGGTACTGCTACCTTTCATGATATTCCTGTTTTTAACAACCCCAATAACATCCCAATCGACCTATCAGAATGTGATGATGGCGAGGTATACGATGGTATAACAACCTTTAACCTAGAGCAGCACGCTGCCATGTTTATTGGCGACCAAACAGGCGTATCGCTCACCTACCACGTAAGCATAAATGATATGATGACGGGCGAAAACCCAATAGAATCGCCAAGTACCTTTCAGAACACCAGTACTACACAAACCATTTACATGAAAATGACGGATGTAGTAACAGGCTGTTTTTCTAACGAAACGTTCGAAATTGTTGTAACACCCCATATAGATGAAGTTGTTAATTTGGTAGCATGCGATAACGATGGTATTAATGACGGAATTACAGCGTTTGATTTAACAGAGAACGAAATTGTATTGGGCAATCCCGACAATATTGAAATTGATTACTATGAAGATAATGACGGTATCCCGCATGAAGACCCTATAACCAATATTGAAAACTATACAAATACAGAAAACCCACAGATAATACACGTAATAGTTACCAATACAGTAACGGGCTGTAGCGCAACAGGTACGTTTAATTTAAGCGTAGTATCGCCTGTTGCAGGCACACCGCAAAACCTGTACGTATGTAGCGGTAATGGCATTGGTATATTCGATTTAACAGAAAATACAGCCGCTATAGCCAACGGTAGTACCGATGCCGTTATTACTTACCATATAAGTGAAGAAGATGCCGAGAGTGGTGAAAATCATATAGGAACTTGGTACCAAAACACCACTCCTTACGAGAGTGACCAGTTGTGGGCACGCCGTGAATTAATGGATGGCGAATGTTACGATGTAGTATCTTTTATTGTAGAGGCACAACCGAATCCTATATTTAATAATCCTGATAGCATTAGTTTAAGCATTACCAAATGTGATAACGATGGTGTGGATGATATGGTGACTACTTTTGATCTTACACAGTACGAAACAATGTTTATTGCTGACCAAACTGATATAGCTATTACTTACCATACATCGTTTAGTGGTGCAGTAAATGGCGAAGATCGTATTGATGAGCCAGAGGCCTACAACAATACATCGGACAGCCAATGGATATACCTGAGAATGACCAACTTGTTAACAGAATGTTTTTCAAGCTGGGCATTTCAAATTACTGTAACACCAGGTATAGGGGTACCCAATGATTTTTCGGTTTGTGATGATGATGGTTTCTTCGAATTCAACCTAGCTAATAATGACGATGTTATAGCCAACACGGCTACTAACGCTAGTATAACCTACTATACTTCGGAAGAAGATGCAGAAAATGCTATTGATGCCGTGGGTTCGTTATACCAAAACCAAACTGCCTATACAAGCGAGCAAATATGGGTTAGAATGGAAAAAGAAAACGAAGAGTGCATTGCTTTTACTTCGTTTACTATTAACGTACACCCCATACCCAGTTTTAATACGCCCAACGGTTTACTACCTGATATGATACGTTGCGATAATGATGGGATAGCGGATGAGTCGATTGAATTTGACTTAACAAGTAACGAGAATTTACTAGCAGGCAGTTCTGAAAATATTATTTTTTACTATTACGAAGATATTGGGGGGCAACCCGCACCCAACCCCCTTGCATCGCCCGAGGCATATAGCAACGTGGGCAACCCACAGCTTATTCATTACAGGACGTTAAATACAATTACGGGGTGCTTTACACTAGGCACATTCACGTTAACCGTTACACCAGGAGCTGGACTACCTGACGATTTGGCAATTTGCGAAGATGAAGACGGTATTGCCACCTTTAATTTGGCGATTAATAATAATTTAGTAGCAAACGGTAACGAAGATACTATAGTAACGTATTACCGCACAGAGGAAGATGCCGAAAATAACGAGAATGATATAGGTTATACGTACCAAAACCAAACACCATATAGTACAGAAACCTTATGGGCACGGTTGGATAAAACAACCGAAAGTTGTACCGATTATGTGAGCTTTACCATAGGTGTATACAACATTCCAACATTTGAAAGTGAGGACAATATGCCTCCTAATATCATATCGTGCGATAACGATGCTATTGATGATGGAATAATTAGCTTTAATCTAACAAGTAACGAAGCAGCAATGCAGGGCAGCCAAGAAAATATGCTATTTACATATTACGAAGATGAGGACGGTACCCCAAAAGATACGCCTATACTAAATCCTGAAAATTATTATAATATAGCGAATCCGCAGGTAATTCATGTAACCATTACCAATTCTGTAACAGGCTGTAGTGCTACTAACACTTTTACACTTGCTGTACTACCTGGTGCAGGAGAACCCGAAAACCTCTACTTATGTAGTGATAATGGTTTTGCTGAATTTGATTTAACGCTAAACAACGAAGCAGTTGCTAATGGAAATGACGATGCTGCAATTACTTATTACCTTACCGAAGATGATGCCCTAAACGGTACAAACGATATTGGAACATTGTACGAAAACACCACCCCCTACGAAAGCGAACAAATATGGGTTCGCACCGATGTACTAAATGATGGCTGTTACGATGTTACATCGTTCACTATAAACATAGTACCCGAACCTACGGTTAACAACCACAACAATATTAATGTAAACCTTACCAAGTGCGATGATGATAATGTAGATGATGGAGTTACAACCTTTAACCTTACGCAACACAGCGCAATGTTTATAGGCACCCAAAACGGTATAACCATTACCTACCATACATCAGCAGAAGATACTGCTAGTGGTGAAAATGCCATTACAAATCCAGAGGAATACCGAAACATAACTATGCCGCAAACAATATATGTTAGAATGAATACTTTGGCAGATTGTTATACCCAAACGCAATTTATTTTAAACATAGATAATACAGTCCAGACAGGTATACCTGAAGATATACTATCGTGCGATTCTGAAGAAAACGGTTACCAATTATTTGATTTGCATAAAAACGACAGCCTTATTAAAAATGGCGAGCCAAATACTGTGGTTACCTATTACGCAAGCGCACAAGATGCCGAAAATGGTACAAACAAACTCAATCGTTTTTACACCAACAACACTCCCTACACCAATCAAACCATATGGGCTAGGCTCGAGTACGCATCGGGTTGTGTTGGCTATGGCATAACATCGTTTACAATAGCAATACTACCCTTACCTGAAATAGAATATACGATAGATGTTACTGATTTTACAGTAGCAAGAAATAGGATAACAGTTAATATTGCTACTAATCCTGGAGATTACGAGTTTTCTATAGATAATGTACTTTTCTCGGAAAATAACGTTTTCGATAATCTAACACCAGGCATATACACTATATATGTACGTGCTAAAAACAATTGTAAAACCATAGAGATTGAAATCCCAATACTAAACTATCCTAAATTTTTTACCCCTAACGGCGATGGTACGAACGAGCTATGGAATGTAAAATACTTATATTACTTTCCAGATGCCCGAGTTTTTATTTTTGACCGTTACGGAAAAGTACTAACAAGCTACGCAGGAAACCAACAAGGATGGGACGGTACATACAATGGGCATAACCTCCCTGCTACAGACTATTGGTTTAAAATAGAGTTTAATAGCGGCAGAACAATTAATGGACATTTTGCAATGGTAAGGTAA
- a CDS encoding T9SS type B sorting domain-containing protein — MKRLIPIILLLLSITVTAQGEADNWFFGQNAGIQFLEDGSVIALSGSAMDTNEGCSTISDAEGNLLFYTDGRNVWDRNHVIMPNGNYSIGTGLLGDPSSAQSGIIVPKKGDPNIYYVFTVDEPHHQNAAVFPAQFAGNYDGDPGQTVPQADDGFNNGLNYSIVDLSVTGVNGSIGDVTTRNVHLVTYNPDNEDEIKYQCSEKITAVKNASGSGFWIITHFINNFYAFFVDENGVTEDPVITTINPVITIDGYRRNAIGYIKASPNGSKIAVAHNQNATVEGTTQINGNAYLYDFDNETGIVSNPITLMSDNVTTYGIEFSAQSKKLYVTARNAADISELRQYNLEADDIPASETVISSVINNSTALQLGPNGKIYRSVISTGFLDVINSPEEDGLACDFQLNAVALPAGTLATFGLPPFITSLFSAEIITESTCFGDATEFEINTIVGEIDSITWNFGDGTESTELNPTHNYTAPGAYTVTADVTSEAEIFNVTSTVTISSVPIANQPTTLTECDPDNDGVTTFNLTNNNANVLGGQLDTQFEVRYYESQENADNDTSAVNATAFTNTTTPQTLYVRIQNRSNTACYATSSFQINTSNTPVLNDTRFSICDDAIDGNDANGQATFNLTEVTTALVQDTENFTATYYRTEANAEDEDDALPEEFYNTTANEQVVFIRVVNTTFAECFAIEPITLIVNPLPTLITDAVLVQCDLGVTPDGITQFNLEEANNFFTNDNPDILVTYYENDANATTETNIITGVFTNTENPQIVSAKVTNTTTGCFRILPLTLAVNTNGSTPIVLTHCDDDGTEDGLYAFNLEDAGLENEVDSIVYYANATDALLEQNAIGLDYTNTDPYEQSVYARVENDNDCTLLQEIQLVVYELPDIVTEEEAIVCNNTGAFIRLDSGVTGNPANTSYLWSTGATTSSILVNEPGIYSVTVTNSNGCEKARTITVAASDVAIINDVIVTDLVDNNTVTVLTSPTGGVNTIYKYSLDLPEGPFQTSNIFENVTPGLHTVYVYDTNGCGIVSRDIAVLSIPKFFTPNGDGVNETWQIVGINSEIYAKSKIYVYDRYGKLITGVSPRGIGWDGYYNGDKLPATDYWYVIRLEDGRTVKGHFSLVR; from the coding sequence ATGAAACGCTTAATCCCAATTATACTTCTACTATTATCAATAACCGTAACCGCACAGGGTGAAGCTGATAACTGGTTTTTCGGACAAAATGCAGGTATCCAATTTCTTGAAGATGGCTCTGTAATAGCATTATCAGGCAGCGCAATGGATACTAATGAAGGTTGCAGTACAATATCCGACGCCGAAGGAAATTTGTTGTTTTATACGGACGGTAGAAATGTATGGGACAGAAATCATGTTATAATGCCAAACGGAAATTATAGCATAGGAACAGGGCTTCTGGGCGATCCTTCTAGTGCACAATCGGGTATAATAGTTCCTAAAAAGGGCGACCCAAATATATACTATGTATTTACGGTTGATGAACCACACCATCAAAATGCGGCGGTATTTCCTGCACAATTTGCAGGTAATTACGATGGTGACCCTGGACAAACCGTACCACAAGCAGACGACGGTTTTAATAACGGACTTAACTACTCTATAGTAGATCTATCGGTAACAGGTGTAAACGGTAGCATTGGCGATGTTACCACACGTAACGTACATTTAGTAACGTACAATCCCGATAACGAAGATGAAATAAAATACCAATGCTCAGAAAAAATAACAGCCGTAAAAAATGCCTCTGGTAGTGGTTTTTGGATAATAACCCACTTTATAAATAACTTTTATGCCTTTTTTGTGGATGAAAATGGTGTAACCGAAGACCCCGTTATTACAACCATAAACCCTGTTATTACTATTGACGGATACCGACGAAATGCAATTGGATATATAAAAGCATCGCCAAATGGTAGCAAAATTGCTGTTGCACACAACCAAAACGCAACCGTAGAAGGTACTACTCAAATAAACGGAAATGCGTACCTGTACGATTTTGATAACGAAACAGGTATAGTAAGCAATCCTATTACGCTCATGAGTGATAATGTAACAACGTATGGTATTGAATTTTCGGCACAATCCAAGAAATTATATGTTACCGCGCGAAATGCAGCAGATATAAGCGAATTACGACAGTATAACTTGGAGGCTGACGATATACCAGCCTCAGAAACCGTTATATCATCCGTCATAAATAACTCAACAGCACTACAATTAGGTCCTAACGGCAAAATATACCGTTCTGTAATAAGCACAGGATTTCTGGATGTTATTAATAGTCCAGAAGAAGATGGTTTAGCCTGCGATTTTCAACTTAATGCCGTAGCATTGCCTGCTGGAACATTAGCTACTTTTGGGCTACCACCCTTTATTACATCCTTATTCTCTGCAGAAATAATAACTGAAAGTACTTGTTTTGGCGATGCAACCGAATTTGAAATTAATACGATTGTAGGTGAAATTGATAGTATAACATGGAATTTTGGCGACGGTACTGAGTCTACAGAATTAAACCCTACACATAACTATACAGCTCCAGGTGCCTATACCGTAACTGCAGATGTAACAAGCGAAGCCGAAATTTTTAACGTAACCAGTACGGTAACTATTTCTAGCGTTCCCATAGCTAACCAACCTACTACCCTAACAGAATGTGACCCTGATAATGATGGTGTTACAACCTTTAACCTAACCAATAACAATGCTAATGTGTTAGGCGGACAGTTGGATACACAATTTGAAGTACGATACTACGAATCGCAAGAAAATGCAGATAATGATACTAGTGCTGTAAATGCCACAGCATTTACCAACACTACCACTCCGCAAACACTATATGTAAGAATACAAAACAGGAGCAATACGGCTTGTTATGCTACATCGTCTTTTCAAATAAACACATCCAATACTCCAGTGCTAAACGATACCCGCTTTAGTATATGCGATGATGCTATTGATGGTAATGATGCTAACGGTCAGGCTACGTTTAATCTTACAGAAGTTACAACAGCATTGGTACAAGATACTGAAAACTTTACGGCAACCTACTACCGTACAGAGGCTAATGCAGAGGATGAAGATGATGCTTTACCCGAAGAATTTTATAATACTACAGCTAATGAACAGGTTGTTTTTATTCGTGTAGTTAATACTACTTTTGCCGAATGTTTTGCTATAGAACCTATAACACTAATTGTAAACCCATTACCAACATTAATAACTGATGCAGTATTGGTACAATGCGATTTAGGAGTTACCCCTGATGGAATTACACAGTTTAACCTTGAAGAAGCAAACAATTTTTTCACCAATGATAACCCTGATATTTTAGTAACCTACTATGAAAATGATGCAAATGCAACTACAGAAACAAATATTATAACAGGAGTATTTACCAATACAGAGAATCCGCAAATTGTAAGTGCCAAGGTTACAAATACTACAACGGGTTGCTTTAGGATATTACCATTAACGTTAGCGGTAAACACCAATGGGTCTACCCCTATTGTGCTAACCCATTGTGATGATGATGGCACAGAGGATGGCTTATATGCTTTTAACCTTGAGGATGCGGGTTTAGAAAATGAAGTTGATAGTATAGTATACTATGCCAATGCCACCGATGCCTTATTAGAGCAAAATGCTATAGGGTTGGATTATACAAATACAGACCCTTACGAGCAGAGTGTATATGCCCGTGTAGAAAATGATAACGATTGTACACTACTGCAAGAAATTCAACTTGTGGTATATGAGTTACCCGATATTGTTACCGAAGAAGAAGCAATTGTATGTAATAATACAGGAGCATTTATACGGCTTGATAGTGGTGTAACAGGCAATCCAGCAAATACATCCTACCTATGGTCTACAGGAGCAACAACAAGCTCAATATTAGTTAACGAACCTGGAATTTATAGCGTAACCGTAACAAATAGTAATGGGTGCGAAAAAGCACGAACAATAACAGTAGCCGCATCGGACGTTGCGATTATTAATGATGTTATTGTAACCGACCTTGTTGATAACAATACAGTAACCGTATTAACATCGCCTACAGGCGGTGTAAACACTATTTACAAATACAGCCTAGATTTACCAGAAGGTCCTTTTCAAACATCTAATATTTTTGAAAATGTAACGCCTGGATTGCATACGGTATATGTTTACGATACAAATGGTTGCGGAATAGTATCACGAGATATAGCGGTACTATCCATACCCAAATTTTTTACACCCAATGGCGATGGCGTTAACGAAACTTGGCAGATAGTTGGTATCAACAGCGAAATTTATGCTAAAAGCAAAATTTATGTTTACGACCGTTATGGTAAATTAATTACAGGAGTAAGCCCAAGAGGTATAGGCTGGGACGGCTACTATAATGGCGATAAATTACCTGCTACCGATTATTGGTACGTTATACGCTTGGAAGATGGCAGAACTGTAAAAGGGCATTTTAGTTTGGTACGATAA